Proteins found in one Meiothermus sp. Pnk-1 genomic segment:
- a CDS encoding pyridoxal-dependent decarboxylase, whose product MTPEEFKRIGYRLIDWIAEYRQRARELPVMPQVEPGFLRSQLPDAPPRQAVGLEGITQELEKLVPGLMGWQSPNFFGYFPSNAPLHSILADMVATGLGQIGLSWQAAPALTELEEVMTDWLRQMLGLPPGFEGVIQDTASTGTLVAMLTARERSTAHSQARGGLQAEEKPLVAYVSDQAHSSVPKAVLLAGFGRDNLRLIETDEAHAMRLDLLEAAIERDLAEGRRPCVVVAAVGTTTSTAIDPVRPIALLARKYGLWLHVDAAMAGSAMILPECRWMWEGIEHADSIVLNPHKWLGAAFDCSLYYVRDPEHLVRVMSTNPSYLQTAADGRAKNYRDWGIPLGRRFRALKLWFALLAEGVEGLQARLRRDLENARWLEAQVRQAPGWKLLAPVPLQTVCVRYEPEGLGPEELDRHTLDWVGRVNRSGRAYLTPAILKGRWMVRVSIGAELTERRHVEALWALMRQEAEKVRLERS is encoded by the coding sequence ATGACCCCCGAAGAGTTCAAACGCATCGGCTACCGGCTCATCGACTGGATCGCCGAATACCGGCAGCGGGCCCGAGAATTGCCGGTGATGCCTCAGGTCGAGCCGGGGTTTCTGCGCTCGCAGCTTCCCGACGCCCCGCCCCGGCAGGCGGTGGGATTGGAGGGCATCACCCAGGAGCTGGAAAAGCTCGTCCCCGGCCTGATGGGCTGGCAGAGCCCCAACTTCTTCGGCTACTTCCCCTCTAACGCGCCGCTGCACTCGATCCTGGCCGACATGGTGGCAACCGGGCTGGGGCAGATCGGGCTTTCCTGGCAGGCCGCCCCGGCCCTCACCGAGCTCGAGGAGGTCATGACCGACTGGCTGCGGCAGATGCTGGGCCTGCCCCCCGGGTTCGAGGGCGTGATCCAGGACACCGCCTCCACGGGAACGCTGGTGGCGATGCTCACCGCGCGGGAGCGCTCCACCGCGCACTCGCAGGCCAGGGGTGGGCTTCAGGCCGAGGAGAAGCCGCTGGTGGCCTACGTTTCCGACCAGGCCCACTCCTCGGTGCCCAAGGCGGTGCTCTTGGCCGGGTTCGGGCGCGACAACCTGCGGCTCATCGAGACCGACGAGGCCCACGCCATGCGCTTGGATCTGCTCGAGGCGGCCATCGAGCGCGACCTGGCCGAAGGCCGCCGGCCCTGCGTGGTCGTGGCGGCGGTGGGCACCACCACCAGCACCGCCATCGACCCGGTGCGCCCCATCGCCCTTCTGGCCCGGAAATACGGGCTGTGGCTGCACGTGGATGCGGCCATGGCAGGCTCGGCCATGATCCTGCCGGAGTGCCGCTGGATGTGGGAAGGCATCGAGCACGCCGACTCCATCGTGCTCAACCCCCACAAGTGGCTGGGCGCGGCGTTCGACTGCTCGCTGTACTACGTGCGCGACCCCGAGCACCTGGTGCGGGTGATGTCTACCAACCCCTCCTATTTGCAGACCGCCGCCGACGGGAGGGCTAAGAACTACCGCGACTGGGGCATCCCGCTGGGGCGGCGCTTCCGGGCGCTCAAGCTGTGGTTCGCCCTGCTGGCCGAGGGGGTCGAGGGCTTGCAGGCGCGGCTGCGGCGCGACCTCGAGAACGCCCGCTGGCTCGAGGCCCAGGTGCGCCAGGCCCCCGGCTGGAAGCTGCTCGCACCGGTGCCCTTGCAGACCGTCTGCGTCCGCTACGAGCCCGAGGGCCTTGGCCCGGAAGAACTCGACCGTCACACCCTGGACTGGGTGGGCCGGGTCAACCGCTCCGGCAGGGCCTACCTGACGCCCGCCATCCTCAAGGGCCGCTGGATGGTGCGTGTCTCCATCGGAGCCGAGCTCACCGAACGCCGCCACGTCGAGGCGCTTTGGGCCCTGATGCGACAGGAAGCCGAGAAGGTGCGGCTTGAACGCTCCTGA
- the mnmD gene encoding tRNA (5-methylaminomethyl-2-thiouridine)(34)-methyltransferase MnmD, with translation MPFERLETADGSPTVVHPVFKEAYSSVHGALMQARKLYLELTHTHLEPRPRVLEVGFGLGVNFRVTLESALSRGVRLEYLGYEFAPLERSLLGSVEVPLGEAAREVWEEVLKRWPAEPLRLLGEWGSLEIRFEDVVKARLPRDWATAIYLDPFSPAVNPEPWSLEVMRKLHRAARPGAWLATYSVAGSVRRNLTQAGFAVERVPGMGKRAWLRACRSAGGAPRG, from the coding sequence ATGCCCTTCGAGCGCCTGGAAACCGCCGACGGATCGCCCACCGTGGTGCACCCCGTGTTCAAGGAAGCCTATAGCTCGGTGCATGGGGCGCTGATGCAGGCCAGAAAGCTCTACCTCGAGCTCACCCACACCCACCTCGAGCCCAGGCCCAGGGTGCTCGAGGTCGGCTTTGGCCTGGGGGTCAACTTCCGGGTCACGCTGGAGAGCGCCCTGAGCCGGGGGGTGCGGCTGGAGTACCTGGGCTACGAGTTCGCGCCGCTGGAGCGATCCCTGCTGGGGTCGGTGGAGGTGCCCCTCGGCGAGGCGGCGCGGGAGGTTTGGGAGGAGGTGCTAAAGCGCTGGCCCGCTGAGCCCCTGCGGCTACTGGGCGAATGGGGCAGCTTGGAAATCCGCTTCGAGGACGTGGTAAAAGCCCGGCTCCCGCGAGATTGGGCCACGGCGATCTACCTCGACCCCTTCAGCCCCGCGGTCAACCCCGAGCCCTGGAGCCTCGAGGTCATGCGCAAGCTGCACCGGGCTGCCCGGCCGGGGGCTTGGCTGGCGACCTACTCGGTCGCGGGTTCGGTTCGCCGGAATCTCACCCAGGCGGGCTTTGCGGTTGAGCGGGTCCCGGGGATGGGGAAGAGGGCCTGGCTGAGGGCTTGCCGTAGCGCTGGAGGAGCTCCTCGCGGGTGA